The following coding sequences lie in one Vicinamibacterales bacterium genomic window:
- a CDS encoding class I SAM-dependent methyltransferase yields MMTHDPSSSSKGRLPSDAARHVCPWWLGYALASPIRRLFESPERLLGPYVRPGMTIVEPGCAMGYFSVPMARMVGAEGRVVCVDLQQKMIDGLLRRARRAGVADRISARVCAGDDLGLATFRGAADLVVAIHMIHEVPDRQRLLQQLSDTLRPGGTLLVLEPRGHVPVDDFARTLAMAEQAGLKPTGASPSGRSRGAVLVKDGARSLDEAGSRVPQ; encoded by the coding sequence ATGATGACACACGATCCCTCGTCTTCGTCGAAAGGCCGCCTGCCGTCCGATGCGGCACGTCACGTTTGTCCCTGGTGGCTCGGGTACGCGCTGGCCAGCCCGATTCGGCGCCTCTTCGAGTCGCCCGAACGCCTGCTCGGTCCGTACGTCCGCCCCGGCATGACCATCGTCGAGCCCGGCTGCGCGATGGGGTACTTCAGCGTCCCGATGGCCCGCATGGTCGGTGCCGAGGGGCGGGTGGTGTGCGTGGACCTGCAGCAGAAGATGATCGACGGCCTCTTGCGTCGTGCGCGGCGCGCAGGCGTTGCCGATCGCATCAGTGCCCGGGTGTGCGCCGGCGACGACCTGGGCCTCGCGACGTTCCGGGGCGCGGCCGATCTCGTGGTGGCGATCCACATGATCCACGAGGTGCCCGACCGCCAGCGGCTGCTGCAGCAGTTGAGCGACACGCTGAGACCGGGCGGCACGCTTCTCGTGCTCGAGCCGCGCGGCCACGTGCCGGTCGACGACTTCGCCCGAACGCTCGCGATGGCGGAGCAGGCAGGTTTGAAGCCGACGGGCGCGTCGCCATCCGGACGCAGCCGCGGAG